A DNA window from Zingiber officinale cultivar Zhangliang chromosome 3A, Zo_v1.1, whole genome shotgun sequence contains the following coding sequences:
- the LOC122053417 gene encoding dolichyl-diphosphooligosaccharide--protein glycosyltransferase subunit DAD1-like produces MAKSSSSDAQALIRSLRSAYAATPTSLKIIDLYVVYAITTAVIQIMYMGIVGSFPFNSFLSGVLSCVGTAVLAVCLRIQVNKENKEFKDLAPERAFADFVLCNLVLHLVIMNFLG; encoded by the exons ATGGCAAAGTCAAGTTCTAGTGATGCTCAGGCACTCATTCGCTCCCTGCGATCTGCTTATGCTGCTACACCAACTAGTCTCAAA ATTATCGATCTTTATGTTGTCTATGCAATCACCACAGCAGTAATTCAG ATCATGTACATGGGAATCGTTGGGTCTTTTCCCTTTAATTCATTCCTCTCCGGAGTCCTGTCGTGCGTTGGGACAGCAGTTCTTGCAG TTTGCCTCCGCATTCAAGTAAACAAAGAGAACAAGGAATTTAAG GATCTTGCACCTGAACGAGCTTTTGCTGATTTTGTCCTCTGCAACTTGGTGCTCCACCTGGTGATCATGAACTTCCTTGGGTAG